The following DNA comes from Centropristis striata isolate RG_2023a ecotype Rhode Island chromosome 3, C.striata_1.0, whole genome shotgun sequence.
CGTCTCAAGTCCCAAACTTCCcagagtttgtgtttgttggttTGGTTAATGAGATTGAGACAGATCACTATGATAGTAACAGCAGGAAATTAGAACCCAAACAGGAGTGGATGATCAGAGCCACAGAAGATGATCCTCAGTTCTGGAAGAGGGAGACTGAGATTCGATTTAATAACCAGCAGGTcttcaaaaacaacattgaaGTTGTAAAGCAGCGCTTCAACCAAACTGGAGGTTTGTTGATGTTTCACTTTCTACtgataaaatgttgtttattgtgttgtatatttttatattttcatcctGTATTTTAGTACACagatgttaacacacacacacacacacacacacacacacacacaccccattGTCAGATGAAAGTGTTTGGCAGCTTTTCTTGACTGAAACCCAGTCAGACACTGAGACTAGTGAATGCTGCTATACTACATGGATACAGTGTTTGTGTCCATCCCATAATAACCAGCAGAGATTATTAACACTTTATCTCCACTAGATTAGATCAGAGTAACTCTACTGAACTGCCCACAGAGAGTCGCTCCATAATAACTCTACTGCAGGAACCTGTTGATCTCAACagtttaacaacacacagctgataGAGGAACATTACTGCCTGGTTTCTCAAAGTGTGGAGCCGGGACTGTAAAGGGGACACAGGCTGCTTCTGATGGGTCCTCATATGAGAGGAGGAGCggtttgttttaataaagctgCTGACAGGACGACATAGTGAACGTCTCATTCAGATCAGAGGTTTAAAGAGTTTAACAGCTCCACTCTACCTACTAATACACAGTGTGTCCATCCCATAATATACCTTTATATGTTGTAGAAGGACagattatatttgtttattttacttcacCACAGTGTGTGTAGgccataatatatgtatatagtgctgaaacaattagtTTATAAACTGTTTGGATGATCAACAGAACTCACacattttgataatcaaataatcatttaagTCTTTTATTCAGCAAAAATATGAGCATGATctacttttctctgttttatataattttatgttaaataccGTTCAGTGTTGGTTTGATAAAAAGAGAAATTCGAAGATTTCTCCTTTTGCTCTGAGGACTTCTGAGTGTCCTTTTTTCAGAACTTTCTGGCATTTTACATTGTAAACATTTAATGATTAATTGAAAAATAGTCATTACATAATCATTGACAACAGTAATTAATTCGAGCCccaaatatttagaaaaactaCAGATGAGATTAGATTAACTTTACTTGACCATGGTGGATCTGTTCCATAAATAACATCTATAGTGCTGAAACAATCACTCAATTAATTGATCAGTTGATTGACAAAAAAGTAGTCGACACAAATTTTGACAATTAAATACTCATTTAAGTCTTTTATTAAACAGAAACAGTCTAGTTTGTAGTTCCTCTCATGAAGAGGACATTGTTGGACTGATCCACTGGCTGCAGGGTCTCAATGTAACGTTCAGTCCAGGTTTAATCAGAGTCTGATGATCAGGACTCCACCTCAGTGTGTCTGTTCCTGCAGCTCACATGAAGCCACACCACCTTCAGCAGTGGAGACAAACTGGTGTCTCAGTGGAGACAAACTGGTGGTCTCAGTGGAGACAAACTGGTGGTCTCAGTGGAGACAAACTGGTGTCTCAGTGGAGACAAACTGGTGGTCTCAGTGGAGACAAACTGGTGTCTCAGTGGAgacagtgtgtctctgtggttaaagAAAAGAGGATATGAAGTGTGTTAGGATGTCCCTCTGTTTCCCAGcagtctctgcctctctgtctctctctaagaCGTCCACACTGTCCAGATGATGGCTGGTTGTAAGTGGTTGTCATGGAGACAATAACAGCAGGAGGTGTAGATTCTGTGTCTGAGTGTCTGTGGatcagtgtgtctctgtggtaaaGATGTGATATCAGCTGGTGATAGATGACTGGGCTGTGATCTCACTCTGGTTTACTgcagtgtctctgtctctctgtctctcaggtgtCCACATTTACCAGTGGATGCATGGCTGTGAATGGGATGATGAGACTGATGAGGTCAAAGGTTATAATCAGTACGCTTATGATGGAGAAGACTTCTTATCATTGGACCTGGAGACAGAGACATGGGTCGCTCCACAACAACAGGCTGTCATCACCAAACACAAGTGGGATAATAATAAAGCTAAGATGGCTCAGTACAAACACTACTTCACCCAGATTTGTCCTGAGGAGCTGAAGAAGTTAGTGAAGTTCGGGAGGAGCTCTCTGCTGAGAAAAGGTAGAGTCACATGACCTGATGTAGTTTAATGACCACGACAATGTTAATATGCCTTCTGTGTTTCCAACCATAAGtaacattacaataaatataaagcatACAGAGGCTGAATCTGTCTcagtttaaacacatttctttttctctctcgtctctttatttctctgacTCAACACATTTATCCCCACTCGTCTGTCTCACACTCACTGTCCACTGCACTCTTTAATCTGTCTCACCTCTCTTCATCTGTTTCTTCCCTTCAGTCTCTGTTAGagactatgaaagggcagaatatcactttgccttcgcgggatcactatgaatgccTTAAGGCGAAAAGCAGGCaaagatctttccagcaatatagcgggacatttgcaggacagcactatgaaaggggctttcTTTTATCAATTAATGAGATGTATTTGCAttgtatacatactgtatatatagtgTATTAAGGTAGTGATAGTAATAAAGAACCTATAAAgtgtgtttctcttctctctgcagaccttccctcagtgtctctcctccagaagactccctcctctccagtCAGCTGCCACGCTACAGGTTTCTACCCTGACAGAGCCATGATGTTctggaggaaagatggagaggagctTCATGAGGACGTGGACCTCGGAGAGATCCTCCCCAACCACGATGGATCCTTCCAGATGAGTGTTGACCTGGACCTCTCATCAGTCAAACCTGAAGACTGGACCAGGTACGACTGTGTGTTTCAGCTGGTTGGTGTGAAGGAGCACATCTTCACCAGACTGGAAGAAGAAAAGATCAGGACCAACAGAGGTGAGACTTCTATctggctttgttttgtttacagtttcttctatctagttttttatatataattttaggACTTAGATCAGAAATCGTTCTGCTGTTCACTTGTCCTGTGAATAGTTTGAATGACACTAAAGTTAATCTTGAATCTCTCTTCTGCTTTAAGTATTAAACCAATACATTTACCCACTTCTGCACCCAGAATTATTaccacagtttgttttgtgttgcctGTCCAATGTTTGCTTGAGCttaagttgaaataaaaaataaataaataataatacaaaaataatttatcatcattttttttttttaggttttaatcACTTTTTGAAAATCTCATTTTtcaaatcacataaaaaaatatatataatctacacatttttttcaacctTTTAATTTGTATCCACAGTTCAGAGAGAATACTATATAATAATCTCTGTATTGACTGAACTACTGGCCAGTTTTAGAGGCTGAATAAtggaataatttaataaatatatgaaagaaCGTATCTATCAGTAAATTAGTCAGAATCAAGTTTATTGGCCGAGGATGTTAATATTCAAAACGGAGTttgagtcaaaaaccaacatatGGGACAGAAACCAACACAGACATGCAgctaaacaaagacaacaaagttATAGACGAGaatgaacaaacaacaaatagatACAGTAATAATATACA
Coding sequences within:
- the LOC131968318 gene encoding H-2 class I histocompatibility antigen, Q9 alpha chain-like, encoding MQIFAALVLLGTALHGAAPMTHSMMNFYTGSSQVPNFPEFVFVGLVNEIETDHYDSNSRKLEPKQEWMIRATEDDPQFWKRETEIRFNNQQVFKNNIEVVKQRFNQTGGVHIYQWMHGCEWDDETDEVKGYNQYAYDGEDFLSLDLETETWVAPQQQAVITKHKWDNNKAKMAQYKHYFTQICPEELKKLVKFGRSSLLRKDLPSVSLLQKTPSSPVSCHATGFYPDRAMMFWRKDGEELHEDVDLGEILPNHDGSFQMSVDLDLSSVKPEDWTRYDCVFQLVGVKEHIFTRLEEEKIRTNREKPTDKNGINIPAVVLPLVLLLLAVIGFLVYRRRITGRWC